A region from the Felis catus isolate Fca126 chromosome F1, F.catus_Fca126_mat1.0, whole genome shotgun sequence genome encodes:
- the FDPS gene encoding farnesyl pyrophosphate synthase isoform X3, which yields MPRAQHSGFQEYPANTLEQEPASGSRALYSSLRMNGNQKLDPYAQEKQNFIQHFSQIVKVLTEDGTGHPEIGDAIARLKEVLEYNAVGGKYQRGLTVLIAYRQLVEPGKQDADSLRRALTVGWCVELLQAFFLVSDDIMDSSLTRRGQICWYQKPGIGLDAINDALLLEACIYRVLRLYCREQPYYLNLIELFLQSSYQTELGQTLDLITAPQGNVDLSRFTEKRYKSIVKYKTAFYSFYLPVAAAMYMAGIDGEKEHASARKILLEMGEFFQVQDDYLDLFGDPSVTGKIGTDIQDNKCSWLVVQCLQRASPEQRKVLQENYGQKEAEKVARVKALYEELELPAVFGQYQEDSYGRLMGLIEQHSAPLPPAIFLGLAHKIYKRKK from the exons ATGCCGCGCGCGCAGCACAGCGGCTTTCAGGAGTACCCCGCCAACACTCTGGAGCAGGAGCCTGCATCCGGGAGCAG AGCACTTTACTCCTCCCTCAGAATGAATGGAAACCAGAAATTGGACCCTTATGCccaagaaaagcagaatttcatcCAGCACTTCTCCCAGATTGTCAAGGTGCTGACCGAAGATGGCACGGGCCACCCAGAGATAGGAGATGCCATTGCCCGGCTCAAGGAG GTCCTGGAGTACAACGCCGTCGGAGGCAAGTACCAGCGGGGCCTGACGGTGTTGATAGCCTACCGGCAGCTGGTAGAGCCCGGGAAGCAGGATGCCGACAGTCTCCGGCGGGCCCTGACCGTGGGCTGGTGTGTGGAACTG CTCCAGGCTTTCTTCCTGGTGTCGGACGACATCATGGATTCATCCCTCACCCGGCGGGGGCAGATCTGCTGGTATCAGAAG CCAGGCATAGGTCTGGATGCCATCAATGACGCGTTGCTTCTGGAAGCATGTATCTACCGCGTGCTGAGGCTCTACTGCCGGGAGCAGCCCTATTACCTGAACCTGATTGAGCTCTTCCTACAG AGTTCCTATCAGACTGAGCTCGGACAGACGCTGGACCTCATCACGGCCCCCCAGGGCAATGTGGATCTCAGCAGATTCACTGAAAAGAG GTACAAGTCCATCGTCAAGTATAAGACCGCTTTCTACTCGTTCTATCTTCCTGTGGCTGCCGCCATGTACATG GCGGGCATCGATGGGGAGAAGGAGCACGCCAGCGCCAGGAAGATCCTGCTGGAGATGGGAGAGTTCTTCCAGGTGCAG GATGATTACCTTGATCTCTTTGGGGACCCCAGTGTGACAGGCAAGATCGGCACGGACATCCAGGACAACAAATGCAGCTGGCTGGTGGTTCAGTGTCTGCAGCGGGCCTCTCCAGAGCAGCGCAAGGTCCTTCAG GAGAACTATGGGCAAAAGGAGGCCGAGAAGGTGGCCCGGGTGAAGGCGCTCTACGAGGAGCTGGAGCTGCCGGCCGTGTTCGGGCAGTACCAAGAAGACAGCTACGGCCGCCTGATGGGCCTCATCGAGCAGCACTCTGCGCCCCTGCCCCCGGCCATCTTCCTGGGGCTGGCGCACAAGATCTACAAGAGGAAAAAGTGA
- the FDPS gene encoding farnesyl pyrophosphate synthase isoform X4 encodes MPRAQHSGFQEYPANTLEQEPASGSRMNGNQKLDPYAQEKQNFIQHFSQIVKVLTEDGTGHPEIGDAIARLKEVLEYNAVGGKYQRGLTVLIAYRQLVEPGKQDADSLRRALTVGWCVELLQAFFLVSDDIMDSSLTRRGQICWYQKPGIGLDAINDALLLEACIYRVLRLYCREQPYYLNLIELFLQSSYQTELGQTLDLITAPQGNVDLSRFTEKRYKSIVKYKTAFYSFYLPVAAAMYMAGIDGEKEHASARKILLEMGEFFQVQDDYLDLFGDPSVTGKIGTDIQDNKCSWLVVQCLQRASPEQRKVLQENYGQKEAEKVARVKALYEELELPAVFGQYQEDSYGRLMGLIEQHSAPLPPAIFLGLAHKIYKRKK; translated from the exons ATGCCGCGCGCGCAGCACAGCGGCTTTCAGGAGTACCCCGCCAACACTCTGGAGCAGGAGCCTGCATCCGGGAGCAG AATGAATGGAAACCAGAAATTGGACCCTTATGCccaagaaaagcagaatttcatcCAGCACTTCTCCCAGATTGTCAAGGTGCTGACCGAAGATGGCACGGGCCACCCAGAGATAGGAGATGCCATTGCCCGGCTCAAGGAG GTCCTGGAGTACAACGCCGTCGGAGGCAAGTACCAGCGGGGCCTGACGGTGTTGATAGCCTACCGGCAGCTGGTAGAGCCCGGGAAGCAGGATGCCGACAGTCTCCGGCGGGCCCTGACCGTGGGCTGGTGTGTGGAACTG CTCCAGGCTTTCTTCCTGGTGTCGGACGACATCATGGATTCATCCCTCACCCGGCGGGGGCAGATCTGCTGGTATCAGAAG CCAGGCATAGGTCTGGATGCCATCAATGACGCGTTGCTTCTGGAAGCATGTATCTACCGCGTGCTGAGGCTCTACTGCCGGGAGCAGCCCTATTACCTGAACCTGATTGAGCTCTTCCTACAG AGTTCCTATCAGACTGAGCTCGGACAGACGCTGGACCTCATCACGGCCCCCCAGGGCAATGTGGATCTCAGCAGATTCACTGAAAAGAG GTACAAGTCCATCGTCAAGTATAAGACCGCTTTCTACTCGTTCTATCTTCCTGTGGCTGCCGCCATGTACATG GCGGGCATCGATGGGGAGAAGGAGCACGCCAGCGCCAGGAAGATCCTGCTGGAGATGGGAGAGTTCTTCCAGGTGCAG GATGATTACCTTGATCTCTTTGGGGACCCCAGTGTGACAGGCAAGATCGGCACGGACATCCAGGACAACAAATGCAGCTGGCTGGTGGTTCAGTGTCTGCAGCGGGCCTCTCCAGAGCAGCGCAAGGTCCTTCAG GAGAACTATGGGCAAAAGGAGGCCGAGAAGGTGGCCCGGGTGAAGGCGCTCTACGAGGAGCTGGAGCTGCCGGCCGTGTTCGGGCAGTACCAAGAAGACAGCTACGGCCGCCTGATGGGCCTCATCGAGCAGCACTCTGCGCCCCTGCCCCCGGCCATCTTCCTGGGGCTGGCGCACAAGATCTACAAGAGGAAAAAGTGA
- the FDPS gene encoding farnesyl pyrophosphate synthase isoform X2 has protein sequence MPRAQHSGFQEYPANTLEQEPASGSRECSVPPPYATPVMPLSRWLRSVGVFWLPAPCWAPQERWLGSLLRPSLVHGGPAPGAWHGARCWCQAWTEEPRMNGNQKLDPYAQEKQNFIQHFSQIVKVLTEDGTGHPEIGDAIARLKEVLEYNAVGGKYQRGLTVLIAYRQLVEPGKQDADSLRRALTVGWCVELLQAFFLVSDDIMDSSLTRRGQICWYQKPGIGLDAINDALLLEACIYRVLRLYCREQPYYLNLIELFLQSSYQTELGQTLDLITAPQGNVDLSRFTEKRYKSIVKYKTAFYSFYLPVAAAMYMAGIDGEKEHASARKILLEMGEFFQVQDDYLDLFGDPSVTGKIGTDIQDNKCSWLVVQCLQRASPEQRKVLQENYGQKEAEKVARVKALYEELELPAVFGQYQEDSYGRLMGLIEQHSAPLPPAIFLGLAHKIYKRKK, from the exons ATGCCGCGCGCGCAGCACAGCGGCTTTCAGGAGTACCCCGCCAACACTCTGGAGCAGGAGCCTGCATCCGGGAGCAG GGAGTGCTCAGTGCCCCCTCCCTATGCCACCCCTGTGATGCCCCTGTCCCGCTGGCTGAGATCTGTGGGGGTCTTCTGGCTGCCAGCTCCCTGCTGGGCGCCCCAGGAGAGGTGGCTGGGTTCCCTCCTGCGGCCCTCCCTGGTGCACGGGGGCCCAGCCCCGGGGGCCTGGCACGGTGCCCGCTGCTGGTGCCAAGCGTGGACAGAGGAGCCTCG AATGAATGGAAACCAGAAATTGGACCCTTATGCccaagaaaagcagaatttcatcCAGCACTTCTCCCAGATTGTCAAGGTGCTGACCGAAGATGGCACGGGCCACCCAGAGATAGGAGATGCCATTGCCCGGCTCAAGGAG GTCCTGGAGTACAACGCCGTCGGAGGCAAGTACCAGCGGGGCCTGACGGTGTTGATAGCCTACCGGCAGCTGGTAGAGCCCGGGAAGCAGGATGCCGACAGTCTCCGGCGGGCCCTGACCGTGGGCTGGTGTGTGGAACTG CTCCAGGCTTTCTTCCTGGTGTCGGACGACATCATGGATTCATCCCTCACCCGGCGGGGGCAGATCTGCTGGTATCAGAAG CCAGGCATAGGTCTGGATGCCATCAATGACGCGTTGCTTCTGGAAGCATGTATCTACCGCGTGCTGAGGCTCTACTGCCGGGAGCAGCCCTATTACCTGAACCTGATTGAGCTCTTCCTACAG AGTTCCTATCAGACTGAGCTCGGACAGACGCTGGACCTCATCACGGCCCCCCAGGGCAATGTGGATCTCAGCAGATTCACTGAAAAGAG GTACAAGTCCATCGTCAAGTATAAGACCGCTTTCTACTCGTTCTATCTTCCTGTGGCTGCCGCCATGTACATG GCGGGCATCGATGGGGAGAAGGAGCACGCCAGCGCCAGGAAGATCCTGCTGGAGATGGGAGAGTTCTTCCAGGTGCAG GATGATTACCTTGATCTCTTTGGGGACCCCAGTGTGACAGGCAAGATCGGCACGGACATCCAGGACAACAAATGCAGCTGGCTGGTGGTTCAGTGTCTGCAGCGGGCCTCTCCAGAGCAGCGCAAGGTCCTTCAG GAGAACTATGGGCAAAAGGAGGCCGAGAAGGTGGCCCGGGTGAAGGCGCTCTACGAGGAGCTGGAGCTGCCGGCCGTGTTCGGGCAGTACCAAGAAGACAGCTACGGCCGCCTGATGGGCCTCATCGAGCAGCACTCTGCGCCCCTGCCCCCGGCCATCTTCCTGGGGCTGGCGCACAAGATCTACAAGAGGAAAAAGTGA
- the FDPS gene encoding farnesyl pyrophosphate synthase isoform X1 → MPRAQHSGFQEYPANTLEQEPASGSRECSVPPPYATPVMPLSRWLRSVGVFWLPAPCWAPQERWLGSLLRPSLVHGGPAPGAWHGARCWCQAWTEEPRALYSSLRMNGNQKLDPYAQEKQNFIQHFSQIVKVLTEDGTGHPEIGDAIARLKEVLEYNAVGGKYQRGLTVLIAYRQLVEPGKQDADSLRRALTVGWCVELLQAFFLVSDDIMDSSLTRRGQICWYQKPGIGLDAINDALLLEACIYRVLRLYCREQPYYLNLIELFLQSSYQTELGQTLDLITAPQGNVDLSRFTEKRYKSIVKYKTAFYSFYLPVAAAMYMAGIDGEKEHASARKILLEMGEFFQVQDDYLDLFGDPSVTGKIGTDIQDNKCSWLVVQCLQRASPEQRKVLQENYGQKEAEKVARVKALYEELELPAVFGQYQEDSYGRLMGLIEQHSAPLPPAIFLGLAHKIYKRKK, encoded by the exons ATGCCGCGCGCGCAGCACAGCGGCTTTCAGGAGTACCCCGCCAACACTCTGGAGCAGGAGCCTGCATCCGGGAGCAG GGAGTGCTCAGTGCCCCCTCCCTATGCCACCCCTGTGATGCCCCTGTCCCGCTGGCTGAGATCTGTGGGGGTCTTCTGGCTGCCAGCTCCCTGCTGGGCGCCCCAGGAGAGGTGGCTGGGTTCCCTCCTGCGGCCCTCCCTGGTGCACGGGGGCCCAGCCCCGGGGGCCTGGCACGGTGCCCGCTGCTGGTGCCAAGCGTGGACAGAGGAGCCTCG AGCACTTTACTCCTCCCTCAGAATGAATGGAAACCAGAAATTGGACCCTTATGCccaagaaaagcagaatttcatcCAGCACTTCTCCCAGATTGTCAAGGTGCTGACCGAAGATGGCACGGGCCACCCAGAGATAGGAGATGCCATTGCCCGGCTCAAGGAG GTCCTGGAGTACAACGCCGTCGGAGGCAAGTACCAGCGGGGCCTGACGGTGTTGATAGCCTACCGGCAGCTGGTAGAGCCCGGGAAGCAGGATGCCGACAGTCTCCGGCGGGCCCTGACCGTGGGCTGGTGTGTGGAACTG CTCCAGGCTTTCTTCCTGGTGTCGGACGACATCATGGATTCATCCCTCACCCGGCGGGGGCAGATCTGCTGGTATCAGAAG CCAGGCATAGGTCTGGATGCCATCAATGACGCGTTGCTTCTGGAAGCATGTATCTACCGCGTGCTGAGGCTCTACTGCCGGGAGCAGCCCTATTACCTGAACCTGATTGAGCTCTTCCTACAG AGTTCCTATCAGACTGAGCTCGGACAGACGCTGGACCTCATCACGGCCCCCCAGGGCAATGTGGATCTCAGCAGATTCACTGAAAAGAG GTACAAGTCCATCGTCAAGTATAAGACCGCTTTCTACTCGTTCTATCTTCCTGTGGCTGCCGCCATGTACATG GCGGGCATCGATGGGGAGAAGGAGCACGCCAGCGCCAGGAAGATCCTGCTGGAGATGGGAGAGTTCTTCCAGGTGCAG GATGATTACCTTGATCTCTTTGGGGACCCCAGTGTGACAGGCAAGATCGGCACGGACATCCAGGACAACAAATGCAGCTGGCTGGTGGTTCAGTGTCTGCAGCGGGCCTCTCCAGAGCAGCGCAAGGTCCTTCAG GAGAACTATGGGCAAAAGGAGGCCGAGAAGGTGGCCCGGGTGAAGGCGCTCTACGAGGAGCTGGAGCTGCCGGCCGTGTTCGGGCAGTACCAAGAAGACAGCTACGGCCGCCTGATGGGCCTCATCGAGCAGCACTCTGCGCCCCTGCCCCCGGCCATCTTCCTGGGGCTGGCGCACAAGATCTACAAGAGGAAAAAGTGA